The Nitrospirota bacterium sequence CAAGTGGTTCCTGGCAACACTCCTGCTCCCCGAAAGAAAGACAAACAGAAAGCTGGTCACGCACCTATTTCAAGACATTATGAAATCGGCCCAAAAACTCAACATCACCCTGTGCGGCGGACACACCGAAATTTCTTATAAGATCGACCGTCCCATTGTCGTTGGCCACATGCTGGGTGAAGTTGAAAGGGACAAGCTTGTGGTAAACTCAAATGCAAAACCAGGTGATGCTCTTTTACTCACCAAGAGGATTGCCATTGAAGGAACGGCCATTATTGCGCGTGAGAAGTCTGCATTCATCCGGAAGCATCTTGGCGGCCGGTTTCTCAAAAGGGCACAGGCATTCATTGACAAGCCCGGTTTAAGCATCGTTGCAGATGCCTTGCTGGCGAATAAAGCGGCCAGCATTCATGCCATGCATGACCCAACGGAGGGTGGACTGTCTACCGGCATTCTGGAGCTAACAAAGGCATCTGGAACGGGGGCCGTTATTTACGCAGAAAAGATCCCATACTATAAAGAGACTGAACAGATATGCAAGTTGTTCGGCATCCACCCGCTTGGCCTCATTGCGTCGGGGTCGCTGCTGATTGCACTCGATCCGGCAGACACGCAAGACGTTGTCTCCGTCCTTGCGAAGCATGATATCGCATGCACTCAGATCGGCAAGCTTACGAAGAAAACCGCGGGATTGAGGCTTTGCAGAAATGGGAAACTAGTAAGAATGCCTACCTTTAAGGTAGACGAGATCACGAAAGTTTTGTAAAGAAATGGGGTTATGAATGTTAAGGAACTATGCGTAATGGATATCGTTTTTTTCGTGAAAAAGAATAAATCGTTTAATTCAATAAACATACGCCTCTTCTGTTCTCACGCTGTAGTGCTATACCTTGATTGCATCCCGAACCTGATCCAGCAATTTTGGTTTTGGCATAGGAGTTCCTTTTCATTATGGAAAAGATAAAAGCTTTGCACTGTTCTGGTAATTAAGGTATATTGTCAGCACAATATACGTGAACCTTATTATATGCCCTAATAGCCGTATAATAAGTCTCCAGTAAGCGTATTATAAGTACTAATAGCCGTAAAATAAGACAGCTGTTAGTACGGCTAATTCATGTTATGCGTGAATAATGAAATGCATCCTACCCAAAGAAAAGACTTTATATTTTAATCAAAAGAATGTAGAATCCCCACATTATGGAACTCTGGAATAAGGAAGTTGAAAAGAAATTCTTCACTGAATCTGTTAAATTCGCCACTCCTGAGCAATTGTTCTATGTAACCGATAAAAATAGATACCTCGCCTACTGGCCCAAAGACTATGACGGCAAGAAAAGTACCCTTCAAAGCAGAAATGCCCTCATCGGAAACTTTACAGAAAAATGGACAACAGATTTAATCCAAGAAGTCGTCAAAGATAAGGGACTGTTTGCCGTTCAAGGCGCAATCTGTGACGCGATTGCCCTGACAAACATGTCTCCTGCCGATGTTGTCATCTCAAAGAGCAAGAATATCAACCAGCAACCAGCAACCAGAAGACATTGTAGCTATAATTGAGGTAAAGATGTCTATTGTTTGGAATTGGGAACTCCAAGGCAAAGCCTTGTCTTGCGTTGGAGATTATAAGACCCATCAGGGCAATCCGGGTCTTTTACGCTCCGATTCAATGTTAAAGGCCATTGGTAAAAGTATAAATATAAGGGTTTCGAGTTTTAAGGCTGCTGCAATCCCGATTATTGTTATGGGCAATACACCCATTACTAACGAGTTATTAACTGAAGGTTTACAAAGTGAGGTGTGAAAATGAAATTTACTGTTAGAAGATACTTCTCTGGATATTGTACTTATGAAATAGAGGCTACAAGTAAAGGTGCGGCGTATAAAAAAGCGGAAAATATGCCTATCCATGAAGATGAAATATTAACCACATTAGAGGACTGGAAAGACTGCGATGAGGTAAAGCCAAACGCTAATGATTAAGACCGAAAGCAAGATTAACTATAGCTATGCAACTATTAAAGTAACCCAAAGCCGCATAGACAAGGGTTTAATAGCTATTCCTGTTTCATTAATACGATGGTTTCCAGATCACAAGACAACCATTAAGGTTTTTCTGGACGAGTCGGCTGTTCTGCATAATAAGAGTTACTCTCCATACACCAGTAGTACTAGAGAATGCAGGATTGGCGGGATGGCGGAATGGTACAAGGAAAATAAACTCAAAGACGGCGATGAAATCGTTGTCCAATTGATAGATAAGAAGCACTTTATCTATCGTTTGGTTCCTGAACAAAAGTTTCTGCTAAAAACGCAGGAACTGCAAAGTAGCTTAGATAAAGCCGAAAGTGAAAATGAGGCATCCGAAAATATAATAACTCTTGCTAACTGGGCTGATTTGGAGAAGAAGAAAGTGGTACTTGGTGAATACCATCGGCTGATTAAGTCTACACCGATTAAAGAAAGACGATACATAAATAAGTATTCAGATAGGGTAAAAGAGGATGTACCGCCTAATATAAGAGTTTTGTTAGGAGAGCTATACCAAGGACATTGCCAAGTGTGTGATTTTT is a genomic window containing:
- a CDS encoding HNH endonuclease produces the protein MIKTESKINYSYATIKVTQSRIDKGLIAIPVSLIRWFPDHKTTIKVFLDESAVLHNKSYSPYTSSTRECRIGGMAEWYKENKLKDGDEIVVQLIDKKHFIYRLVPEQKFLLKTQELQSSLDKAESENEASENIITLANWADLEKKKVVLGEYHRLIKSTPIKERRYINKYSDRVKEDVPPNIRVLLGELYQGHCQVCDFWFLKKDNKPYFEIHHINPDQGHHPKNLVIVCGNCHNQFEFANVTNEFTVNSWLTTVSFNNKPYPVNQIFLKTRWEESFKQLYI
- a CDS encoding hydrogenase expression/formation protein is translated as KWFLATLLLPERKTNRKLVTHLFQDIMKSAQKLNITLCGGHTEISYKIDRPIVVGHMLGEVERDKLVVNSNAKPGDALLLTKRIAIEGTAIIAREKSAFIRKHLGGRFLKRAQAFIDKPGLSIVADALLANKAASIHAMHDPTEGGLSTGILELTKASGTGAVIYAEKIPYYKETEQICKLFGIHPLGLIASGSLLIALDPADTQDVVSVLAKHDIACTQIGKLTKKTAGLRLCRNGKLVRMPTFKVDEITKVL